Proteins co-encoded in one Papaver somniferum cultivar HN1 chromosome 5, ASM357369v1, whole genome shotgun sequence genomic window:
- the LOC113283477 gene encoding zinc finger protein ZAT10-like, with protein sequence MNNHLPLYSLHHSKYLTLISSIQLSQQPRTTTTSPKHHRLSLLPLCSQVSSIMALEALTSPSTIPIYEDDHSNYLDQSWAKRKRSKRNIHRMENSHISNPTEEEYLALCLIMLARGSTDNSSTNLPVYNNSYAPPQAPTLKLNYKCSVCNKSFHSYQALGGHKASHRKLIVVAPGSSSQQEDQLSTSTTTSTTTTSAANISSSGKTHECSICHKCFPSGQALGGHKRCHYDGGSSITATAASSDGMGSTQTHRSSSDFDLNLPALPEFWSAGNFGVHGKNSKYQIFADDEVESPLPSKKPRLLMDSC encoded by the coding sequence ATGAATAACCATCTCCCTCTTTATTCACTTCATCACTCCAAGTACCTCACTCTCATTTCTTCAATTCAACTCTCTCAACAgcccagaaccaccaccacctctccaAAACACCACCGCCTTTCTTTATTACCTCTCTGCTCACAAGTCTCATCAATTATGGCACTTGAAGCTCTAACTTCCCCATCAACAATCCCGATTTATGAAGATGATCACAGTAACTATCTAGATCAATCATGGGCTAAAAGAAAGCGATCAAAGCGTAATATCCATCGCATGGAGAACAGTCATATCAGTAATCCGACTGAAGAAGAATACTTAGCTCTCTGTTTAATTATGCTCGCTCGTGGAAGTACCGACAACAGTAGTACTAATCTTCCTGTCTACAACAACAGCTATGCGCCGCCACAAGCCCCGACTCTGAAGTTGAATTACAAGTGTTCAGTTTGTAACAAATCGTTTCATTCTTATCAAGCTTTAGGTGGGCATAAAGCTAGTCACCGGAAGCTCATCGTCGTTGCCCCCGGATCATCATCACAACAGGAAGATCAGTTATCTACATCAACCACTACTAGTACCACTACAACTTCAGCTGCGAATATTTCATCAAGTGGTAAGACCCATGAGTGTTCGATTTGTCATAAGTGTTTTCCATCTGGACAAGCTTTGGGTGGACACAAAAGATGTCACTATGACGGTGGGAGTAGTATTACTGCTACTGCTGCTAGTTCTGATGGAATGGGTTCCACTCAAACTCATAGAAGTAGTTCTGATTTTGATCTGAATTTACCAGCTTTGCCTGAATTTTGGTCTGCTGGTAACTTTGGGGTTCATGGGAAGAACAGCAAGTATCAGATTTTTGCTGATGATGAAGTTGAAAGTCCTTTGCCTTCGAAGAAACCTCGTTTGTTGATGGATTCTTgttga